The following nucleotide sequence is from Leopardus geoffroyi isolate Oge1 chromosome A1, O.geoffroyi_Oge1_pat1.0, whole genome shotgun sequence.
agctcagtgaGGTTAAAGTCTTACTCAGAACCACGTGACAAAGCCTACCTCTACTGACAACTTGCCTGGCCAAAGTATCATACTGGAAAGAACACTGAACTGTGGGTCATCAGATTCACACATGCATCTCATTCAGCCCtctctcattaaataaataaaagcagcgGGTTTGGAAGCAGAAGGCCTGAGTTGCAATCCCGACTACAATTTTATAGTTTACATGCTCATGGGGAAATCACTCTTCCAGCCTCCGTGTCGTCATCTTTACATACAAGACAATGTATGTAAAAAGCTTAACACCATGGATGGCTTTAGTAAGAACTTAGTAAGTGAcagcctttattattattactgcaaCAGATCATGTGACCTTGAATTTCCACTTtaaggatcaaataaaataatatgtaagggGATTTTGAAGTTTATAGAGTACTGTGAAATATACAcactattaaaatttaataataaaaattaaacctgtCATCGATGCTACTCTATTTGGATTGCTGTTCAAATCAAAAGAGGTGTAGGTAAGGGGAGGGGGACTCTTTTGTTTAAAACTTGTGCttattagttttgtttgtttgtttttaatgatgcTCTGATGTGATCAAAGCTTTCTGACTGTTTGCTTTTTAGATGTCACCATGAAAGATACCATTGTGTGGATCTTTGTGGCTGTTCTTTCTGCTGTCATCTGTCTGATTATGGTCGTGGCAGCGGCTTTGAAAGGCCATAGGTACTTTACTGTCTATCATCCTTCCTCCCCATCATGGTTGTCAGGGATTGTGGCAAAAAATACCGTATAAAAATAGTAGAAACCTACAGATAATTCAAGCACTTCATTTAAGCCATTAGCTGCAATGTGTTCACccacaaaaaaatcttttatcaGTGATAGCAAAAGTAGCAGAACGGTCTCCTTTGAAGCTGGTGCTCTTTCCATCAGACTGAGGCTCCCAGTTATGAAATAGTAAAAATCTTCTAAGAGCAACTAAAATCAAGAGAAGCAAGAAATTCAAGTAATCCACTAATTTCAGAATTAGCGTCCTCTGTTAGCCAGAGCTAATTGTGATGCAAGCCCTTAAAATGATTGCCTTCACCATTGATTGTTAGTCTCGTGGAGCCCCAGGAGTCTAACTCCTATCTACCATAGTCTGTAGCAGCTATTTGGAGAGGATACTAATCTTTCAAAAATCACAAAGTGAGAAGGTGAGTCATCTATTctttttcacaaattattttatagcaTGGTGACCTGCATCCTTCCACCAGTTCCTGGgccaaaaataaaaggatttgatACTCATCTGCTGGAGGTAAGTGGCAAAAGTGGGGAATGTAGTATGACCCTCTGCTTTGCAATGATTACctttacacatgcacacacaattcCCATCAGTTcagcctggccagctcagtcccTGCCCAGCGGGTCCCTGCTCTTCAGCAAGTGTGTTTACAGAAAGCTGGGTGGAGGCATGAGAGTACTTACCTTTGGGAGAGAAAGCCAAGAAAACATGAAGATACATAATAATGCTTGCTAGGTCTACCAGGTGTGTATGCTCataagcacagaaataaacattttgcaCAATTAATCAATTAAGAAAAAGGGTAAATGTCTTACTTAATACAAAACAGGgacccaccaccacctcccttgTCATACATGGGCTAAAGCTTTCACTCGAATGTTCTTCACATGATTGCAATATCCTGCTGTAATTGTTCACTTTGAGAGCGTTCGGTCGAAACCGGATCAGGACAGTGGGCTCGTGTTTGCCAGGCCCTGCCTAGACTGATTCAAGGTGGAATTAAATTCAAGTGTTTTGAATAAAAAGAGGGGTTACATCATTTTAAACTCCTGTCCAGATTGAAATATATAGTTTCAGTTGGACTCAATCTTAACACTGTAGTGCCTAAAAGCAATGATCTGCATTACATCACTTGACCCAGCCACTGTGAGACCAGCAATGCAAGAATGTGATAAGTGAGTCCCAGAGAATTTGGCTTGACTATACTCAGTTTGATTGCAAATATCGAAGAAGGAATTAGAGCCCCAGAATTTGGGCTCCTGGCCCAGTGCTCTTACCCCACTATCTAGTCTCTAGTACTGACCTTCACAGAACCAGCATGAACTTCTCAACTAAGTAAATTAACTGCTGTCTAACTTGAAATTTGACCTTATAGCCAcagaaatggaataataaaataactactGTTTGGgttacaaaaaaaatttgttttcacattCTTAATCACAGTACCCTGATCTTCAGAAGAACTCCCAGATAGGTactattacttccattttacagatggagaaagtgAGGACCATAGAGCAGCTCATCCAAAGTCAATACCCTTTAATAAGGGATAGAGTCAAGACTTGGGCACCAGTACCTGATCTAAGTCAAGGGATCAGGAAgaagagtgggaaagaaaaggaagccagaagaagaggaaggggagaaggaggagaacaaaaaggaggagagggaggagactggAACAGCAAGGAGGGATGAGAATCTGCTTACTACTGCCAGACTCCAGAAGGTGGTGGACTTGGTTAGGAGGCCAGCAACCAGATCTCAGGGCCAGTGGGTCCCAGAGCACTGAAGCCATGCGTGAGCACTGTGGATTTCATGTTTCACAAACCTCTTATTTGTTAGGCATGTGTTTATTATTTGTGCATATACTACCTGCCAGTTGAACTCATAATCATTATGGCTTAGGGAGAAACTAAGTTAAAATCATGAATTGACTGAAAGAAAACTATGTGGTGAGTAGTAGCCCAGGAAGTGGTTATAAATAGCCTGGTACACAAACATCTAACATTTGGGAAATTCTGCTAGGCCGTTAGCACATCCCACTTGCCCATAGTCATGACCACTGGCTTGGCTGTGATGTCGACGTGGAATGTCAGGAAGCTAACGGCCATCTCTCCTTGTGTCTGTGTTTGAATAGAAGGGCAAGTCTGAAGAACTGCTGAGTGCCCTGGGGTGCCAAGACTTCCCTCCCACTTCTGACTGTGAGGACTTACTGGTGGAGTTTTTAGAAGTGGATGACAGTGAGGACCAGCAGCTGATGCCAGCCCTTTCAAAAGAACACCCAGGTCAAGATAGGAAGCCCACACCCCTGGACCCAGACAGTGACTCTGGCCGGGGCAGTTGCGACAGCCCTTCCCTTTTGTCTAAAAAGTGTGAGGAAGCCCGGGCAAATCCCTCCACATTTAACACTCCTGAGGGCATTGAGAAGCCAGAGAATCCCCAGACAAATGCTACCCGCACCTGGGACCCCCAGAGCACAAGCTTGGAAGGCAAAATCCCCTCTTTCCCTGCCAATGGATCCAAATCTTCAACATGGCCTTTACCACAGCCCCCCAGCCATCCCAGCCCCAGATCTTCTTACCACAACATTGCTGATGTGTGCAAGCTGGCCATGGGCCCAGCAGGTGCATCGGCCACTTCGTTGGACAAAACAGACACACGTGCTTTAAGATCTTCAAAAAATGTTGAGACTGGAGGGGAGAAAGTGGCAGTCGAGCAGAGGGCAGTGGAAAGCTTCCATTCCAAGACTGACCAAGGCACAGCATGGCTGTTGACCCTGgagaaaacctctttgatctctgTGAAACCCTTGGATTATGTGGAGATTCACAAAGTTAACAAAGATGGTGCACTATCATTGCtcccaaaacagaaagagaacgGCAACCAGACAGACAAGCCCAGCACTCCTGAAACCAGTAAGGAATATGCCAAGGTGTCCAGGGTGATGGATAACAACATCCTGGTGTTAGTGCAGGATCCGCAAGCTCAAAACCTGGCTTCATTTGAAGAACCAGCCAAGGGGGCTCCACCGCCCCTTCAACTGAATGAAGCTGAAGAAGACCTGGCCTCCTTCACGTCGGCACCAAGCAACTGTGGACTCCGGCAGGGTGGGTTGGATTACCTGGATCCCACATGTGTTATGCACTCCTTTCAGTGATAGCTTGATTAATGGAACGATTGgttaaaatgtgactttttttcagGTAACACTACAGAGTACAGGAAATGCACTCTCCTAGAGAATGCTCGAGAGCGTGGTTAGATTGACACTATACAGCCCACAGTTCATTCGTTTTCATGCTCCATTTTCAACCAGCTGCCTCTTTCTCCAACAGCTGATTCCAGAACAAATCGCTTTGCTTCCTGTGATTTGTACATTTACTTTTTGCGATTAGTTATAAAATTATGTgttcaatgaaataaaagcacATCGTTTAGTATTCTCGAGGGACAGTACCGACAGGTATATCCTCTGGAAGAGACTTTCACAGTTTGGTGTgtgacaaaaggaaatgagagagtcACGGTTGTTTACCACAGGAAGATGACAGGTGTAAGAGACAAATGCCATGAAAACCACTGTTGAAAACCAACGAACCTTTGCTTGACCTTTGTTTGACCTTTACTTGACCTTTGCACTCCTCTCTCATTTTATTAGGATGAACCgaacacatttaaagaaagaatgcaTTCCAGAACACCTGACAAATTGTTTACATCAGTTCCTATCACCTTAGTGATACATTGCCAATATGCAAGCCAAAATGATGCCtccaattttttcttaaaatggtttGAATTTATTAAGCGTGGGTTTTCCCCCCTAAATTGTATTTTATCCTAAAGCCTCTAGAGAATATAGTTTtggaaaatggaattttcttacaTTACAGGTAAATGAGTTTCGTGTGGTAGattcttctaaaatgttttcctgtttcatttcagCACACGAGATAATTTATTAAACCCCCTAGTCTTctgttaggtaaaaaaaaaaaaaaaatccagaagactaacattaatttaaaagataatcacAGCAGGATGCTGATGGAAATACTGCCTTACTGTACATATGAATTCTACTTTAATAGAAACCCATAAGTTTCACAATGTATTTTTGAAGACTATTTTTCTATCAGTTAGGtaaaataaaagactattttCTATCTTCCCAGTACAGCTGTTTACGTATTTAATGCGTACAGTATTTTCTGCTATGAGGTTATAATGAGTATTTGCAGTACATAGTAGTATATGCAGTCCCTGTTTGTGGAGGAAAATGCCATCCCAACCCAAAGTCCATTGAAGATTACGAAGTGAATGATTATATTCAGTTTCCAGCATAGTATGGTATAGTTTATCTGATTCGTTTTTTATCTCCATGACACTTGAAACAGTTGCCAGCCTAGAGTTTTAGGGCTTTCCACAGACCATAAATTACTTCTGTGATTTAGGGCTTGTCTGGGCTTTCTGCTCTTCTCTGGGTGAATATTCATAAAACCACCATGAAAAGGTGAGTGGTGACCTCTCACGTACTGTTTTAGAGAGAGGGTTTGGTTTCGTTTGCTTCTGAGAAATCTTGGGCAGCAAAGAAAATTTAAGCAAAGCCAGAAGTTAGTATCTCTCTGAAGTAGATCCATTTGCGAAATCTTGGCAGAGGAATAAAGGTCAAGGTGTGGAAGTAAGAATCTCCAAGTCTGCTCCAGGGGCAGCCTTCCCAAGAGCAGTCCAAAGCCTGGCCCTCCATTTTGAAGAGAGCATTCATGACTCATCAAAaagcctccctctgtttttcatttcatctgcTGGCGGACCCATTCTCTGTTCACTCACTAGCTGGATATAGTCAATTTGAGCTCACCTCTATGAGTTCAGTATTCCACCCCAGCAACCCCATGCTCACTGGAAGTGGACTCCGAGGTGGCCGGATGTTCGAAAGTGAACATGTCGCTAGCTTCCGGAATTGCAAAAGTAAATAGATCTGAGTTCCTCTTCTCCCAGTATAGAATAACAAGAAGAGGGAAGGTATCCTGTGGGAAAGTTGCCCGTGTGCATTCAGTCCTCTAggtccttgctactcaaagtatgCTTGGAGGACCAGCTAAATCAGCATCTCACCTGGGCGCTGCTCGGAAATGCAGAATCTCGGCTCCTCTgccccagacctacagaatcagaatctgcccTTTACTAAGATCTCAGATGATTCACGTGCACaatgaagtttgagaagcactgccctaGGTCACCATTTCCACTAAAGGTTATATTAGTGCATAGAAACAATCCTCTCTTGGAAATACAGGTCAAGTCTAAATTGCGCTGAATGACACTGTTCATAAGGAGAAGGCatactttttgaaaaatccaTTTGGGGGTTAAATTTACATAATGATAGAGAACGACTTGCAAAGTACACACAACTCTAAAAAGGGCAtgggaataggggcgcctgggtggctctgttggttaagcgtccaacttcagctcaggtcgtgatcttgccattcatgagtccgagccctgcatcaggctctgtgctgacagctcagagcctggagcctgcttcggattctgtgtctccctctctctctgcccctccccctctcgtggacgctctctcctctccctctctcaaaaataaacattttttacaaagtgttaaaaaaaaaaaaaaaaagagggccaGGGAATATATTCCACCTGGGAAGCACTCTGCCAAAGACTCTGCCCTTCAAACCTAGTCCAGACCAAACTTTTCACAAAATAGTCCCTCCTTCTCTAAACTGTGTATCATGACTCTGATAGTTTGAAAATTCAAAACTGATCTGTTTTGACATATGATTCGGCGTgcgtgaagaaaaaaatgttacggTTAAAGTCTCCACTTGAATTAAATCCCTAAAATACCCCAATTAGCCACTCATTAAGTAAAGCCAAGGTTACAATTCTCTGGTCAATTAACACTCTATTTAactaagttcctttttttttttttttttttttttttcatcttgtggCATATTTTCTATCAAGGAGACAGCCAATGCAATGGAAGGATGCAGAATGGGGGGGGTCTTGTCCTAATTAGGTTGCCTTAGACGGAACAATTCCCtattctgggcctcagtttcctctgaagGACATGTTGGGCAAACAGTCTCTAATATCCTTTTAAACTCTGGCTTCTTGATTCCATGACTCACTGAATACTTTCCAGCAAGATAATTTAACCAACGCCTTGATCTTAAGTAAGCCACCAAACAATCACCCTTCATCATAGAAATATAAGTACTCTTCAGTGATGTGcttttttcatttccactttTAGATCATCAGTTGCAGGCAGACTTAACAT
It contains:
- the PRLR gene encoding prolactin receptor, whose amino-acid sequence is MKESVASTVFVLLLFLNTRLLNGQSPPGKPEILKCRSPEKETFTCWWKPGEDGGLPTNYTLIYHKEGETLTHECPDYTTSGPNSCYFNKKHTSIWTMYIITINATNQMGSTSSDPRYVDVTYIVEPDPPVNLTLELKQPEDKKPYLWMKWFPPTLVDVRSGWLTLQYEIRLKPEKATEWETHFAGQQTQFKILSLYPGQKYLVQVRCKPDHGFWSEWSPESSIQIPNDVTMKDTIVWIFVAVLSAVICLIMVVAAALKGHSMVTCILPPVPGPKIKGFDTHLLEKGKSEELLSALGCQDFPPTSDCEDLLVEFLEVDDSEDQQLMPALSKEHPGQDRKPTPLDPDSDSGRGSCDSPSLLSKKCEEARANPSTFNTPEGIEKPENPQTNATRTWDPQSTSLEGKIPSFPANGSKSSTWPLPQPPSHPSPRSSYHNIADVCKLAMGPAGASATSLDKTDTRALRSSKNVETGGEKVAVEQRAVESFHSKTDQGTAWLLTLEKTSLISVKPLDYVEIHKVNKDGALSLLPKQKENGNQTDKPSTPETSKEYAKVSRVMDNNILVLVQDPQAQNLASFEEPAKGAPPPLQLNEAEEDLASFTSAPSNCGLRQGGLDYLDPTCVMHSFQ